In one Lolium rigidum isolate FL_2022 chromosome 3, APGP_CSIRO_Lrig_0.1, whole genome shotgun sequence genomic region, the following are encoded:
- the LOC124699352 gene encoding peroxidase 4-like, with protein sequence MAARAVVLFSLVLALVIAGGASAQLSTGFYSYSCPDMLTAVRSALHPAIARERRVGASIVRLFFHDCFVQGCDASLLLDDAPGMQGEKNAAPNKNSARGFEVIDAVKAAVEKACPGVVSCADVLAVAAEESVVFLGGPSWEVKMGRRDSTTASFSGANNDIPPPTSGLANLTSLFAAKGLSQKDMVALSGAHTIGLARCTNFRDHIYNDTDIDAGFAKSRQSNCPRATGSGDNNLAPLDLQTPAVFENAYYKNLVQKRALLHSDQELFNGGAADAQVRSYVSSQEAFFKDFVVGMIKMGDVAPLTGSSGQIRKNCRRMN encoded by the exons ATGGCAGCGCGCGCCGTTGTGCTCTTCTCACTCGTCCTCGCGCTGGTCATCGCCGGCGGCGCGTCGGCCCAGCTGTCCACGGGCTTCTACTCCTACTCGTGCCCGGACATGCTCACCGCCGTGCGGTCGGCGCTGCACCCGGCGATAGCCAGGGAACGGCGCGTGGGCGCCTCCATCGTCCGCCTCttcttccacgactgcttcgtgCAGGGCTGCGACGCCTCGCTGCTGCTGGACGACGCGCCGGGCATGCAGGGCGAGAAGAACGCCGCGCCCAACAAGAACTCGGCCAGAGGGTTTGAGGTCATCGACGCCGTCAAGGCCGCCGTCGAGAAGGCCTGCCCTGGCGTCGTCTCCTGCGCCGACGTGCTCGCCGTCGCTGCTGAGGAGAGCGTCGTCTTT CTGGGTGGTCCGAGCTGGGAGGTGAAGATGgggcggagggactccaccacggcGAGCTTCAGCGGCGCCAACAACGACATCCCCCCGCCGACTTCGGGGCTTGCCAACCTCACCTCCCTCTTCGCCGCCAAGGGGCTCTCCCAGAAGGACATGGTCGCGCTCTCAG GAGCACACACGATCGGCCTAGCACGCTGCACCAACTTCAGGGACCACATCTACAACGACACCGACATCGACGCCGGCTTCGCGAAAAGCCGCCAATCAAACTGCCCTCGCGCCACCGGCTCCGGCGATAACAACCTGGCACCACTGGACCTGCAGACCCCGGCCGTCTTTGAGAACGCCTACTACAAGAACCTCGTCCAGAAGAGGGCCCTCCTACACTCAGACCAGGAGCTCTTcaacggtggcgccgccgatgcGCAGGTCCGGTCATACGTCAGCAGCCAGGAAGCCTTCTTCAAGGACTTCGTGGTGGGAATGATCAAGATGGGGGATGTTGCCCCGCTGACAGGGTCCAGTGGGCAGATCAGGAAGAACTGCAGGAGGATGAACTAA